The following coding sequences are from one Amphiprion ocellaris isolate individual 3 ecotype Okinawa chromosome 19, ASM2253959v1, whole genome shotgun sequence window:
- the phb gene encoding prohibitin isoform X2: MAKLFESIGKLGLALAIGGGVVNSALFNVDAGHRAVIFDRFRGVQDAVVGEGTHFLIPWVQKPIVFDCRSRPRNVPVITGSKDLQNVNITLRILFRPVTTQLPRIFTSIGEDYDERVLPSITTEVLKAVVARFDAGELITQRELVSRQVSEDLTERASTFGLILDDVSLTHLTFGKEFTEAVEMKQVAQQEAERARFVVEKAEQQKQAAIISAEGDSQAALLIANSLMEAGDGLVELRKLEAAEDIAFQLSRSRNVTYLPSGQGTLLQLPQ; encoded by the exons ATGGCCAAGTTATTTGAGTCGATCGGAAAGTTGGGGCTGGCCCTGGCCATCGGTGGAGGTGTTGTGAACTCTGCTCTTTTTAATG TCGATGCAGGGCACCGGGCCGTGATATTCGACAGGTTTCGAGGTGTACAAGATGCAGTTGTTGGTGAAGGGACCCATTTCCTCATTCCCTGGGTGCAGAAACCCATCGTGTTTGATTGCCGCTCCCGTCCACGCAATGTGCCTGTAATCACAGGCAGCAAAG ACCTGCAGAATGTCAACATCACATTGCGTATCCTCTTCCGACCGGTGACGACTCAGCTGCCACGCATCTTCACCAGTATCGGAGAGGACTATGATGAGAGGGTGCTACCGTCCATCACCACAGAGGTCTTAAAGGCTGTAGTG GCTAGGTTTGATGCCGGCGAGCTGATCACTCAGAGAGAGCTGGTGTCTCGGCAGGTCAGCGAGGACCTCACAGAAAGAGCCTCCACCTTCGGCCTCATTCTGGATGATGTTTCACTG aCACACTTGACCTTCGGCAAGGAATTCACAGAGGCTGTTGAGATGAAGCAGGTGGCTCAGCAGGAGGCAGAGAGGGCCCGATTCGTAGTAGAAAAG GCCGAGCAACAGAAGCAGGCGGCCATCATCTCAGCAGAGGGAGACTCCCAGGCTGCCTTGCTCATCGCCAATTCCCTGATGGAGGCCGGAGACGGTCTGGTGGAGCTGCGTAAGCTGGAGGCTGCCGAGGACATCGCCTTCCAGCTGTCGCGCTCTCGCAACGTCACCTACCTGCCCTCCGGACAGGGCACGTTGCTCCAGCTGCCCCAGTGA
- the phb gene encoding prohibitin isoform X1, with translation MHYWGKEFYEMAKLFESIGKLGLALAIGGGVVNSALFNVDAGHRAVIFDRFRGVQDAVVGEGTHFLIPWVQKPIVFDCRSRPRNVPVITGSKDLQNVNITLRILFRPVTTQLPRIFTSIGEDYDERVLPSITTEVLKAVVARFDAGELITQRELVSRQVSEDLTERASTFGLILDDVSLTHLTFGKEFTEAVEMKQVAQQEAERARFVVEKAEQQKQAAIISAEGDSQAALLIANSLMEAGDGLVELRKLEAAEDIAFQLSRSRNVTYLPSGQGTLLQLPQ, from the exons atgcacTACTGGGGTAAAGAG TTTTATGAGATGGCCAAGTTATTTGAGTCGATCGGAAAGTTGGGGCTGGCCCTGGCCATCGGTGGAGGTGTTGTGAACTCTGCTCTTTTTAATG TCGATGCAGGGCACCGGGCCGTGATATTCGACAGGTTTCGAGGTGTACAAGATGCAGTTGTTGGTGAAGGGACCCATTTCCTCATTCCCTGGGTGCAGAAACCCATCGTGTTTGATTGCCGCTCCCGTCCACGCAATGTGCCTGTAATCACAGGCAGCAAAG ACCTGCAGAATGTCAACATCACATTGCGTATCCTCTTCCGACCGGTGACGACTCAGCTGCCACGCATCTTCACCAGTATCGGAGAGGACTATGATGAGAGGGTGCTACCGTCCATCACCACAGAGGTCTTAAAGGCTGTAGTG GCTAGGTTTGATGCCGGCGAGCTGATCACTCAGAGAGAGCTGGTGTCTCGGCAGGTCAGCGAGGACCTCACAGAAAGAGCCTCCACCTTCGGCCTCATTCTGGATGATGTTTCACTG aCACACTTGACCTTCGGCAAGGAATTCACAGAGGCTGTTGAGATGAAGCAGGTGGCTCAGCAGGAGGCAGAGAGGGCCCGATTCGTAGTAGAAAAG GCCGAGCAACAGAAGCAGGCGGCCATCATCTCAGCAGAGGGAGACTCCCAGGCTGCCTTGCTCATCGCCAATTCCCTGATGGAGGCCGGAGACGGTCTGGTGGAGCTGCGTAAGCTGGAGGCTGCCGAGGACATCGCCTTCCAGCTGTCGCGCTCTCGCAACGTCACCTACCTGCCCTCCGGACAGGGCACGTTGCTCCAGCTGCCCCAGTGA
- the si:busm1-163l24.3 gene encoding uncharacterized protein si:busm1-163l24.3, translating to MAEAGRTVRVSGLPTDIEDARLKDKLLIHFLRERNGGGEIDAVVIVKATPAAALITFEDGGVAQSVIQHSWHILEVDGKKYKLTATEHRESLDPDQVILSLSATVDYSKLPGGIMALTSIRKSHPDVQINYSATEGCCTLCGSYDKVQAALAQLLGGPESAESQDQPALSGNSSLQTAQKPQESEDQSRKPNKQREKHPTNRPSEEFSSGLNRDLTPGGYDWEDTGQIDGAAMQLPPTSEEDFSLILDADMFLYLRKHCQKEYQQILSQYGVEVVDMTYQGLSTLFLQIATADREGGREQERLKLAKKAISRLYEENETKIRRAQLPKSILSPRGGLQRALENLSIRLPKILLNEDERNIYIVGSSSDVSDAKHFLLLDHIKVREKKEEDVGSLLRFPSYDSGSSAYASEERIPFTTVGSFEDPMLRSEEDEKRAEGARRYKLAARFKDSGLAALGSRPTDFTLRSNPSSIRQTRPGPMLGHDVLSEPAEISGEAVSRAQNTGEDILFKSALPSSASTQSKTSLDLMDVRPKTSPLSPLSPPVGSGSGLKRASSFSGTPQQKAQLTTQRSQDDSSKSTVRSRGRSSSFSTQTGREKMEICSAELTVPLIMWQHIKEAYNTRVENLTSDVQMKESRPDGSRDLTITLRGADSSIVKLCQFGLQKLIDSVGLDFSVQELRLSELGITDTADETLQACCSEVQSRFKKVTIKTLKKSLYLLGPKQLCSQVGATLREVFSGDLAQAPEQHHLSSPSSSSSSLQMNEDQITGHSQVMLENQTAEGTGSSRSQEWKTTYRSDFGEKEVVNGSASQPPVRKDYVIKEKVKITGTVENDGQKMESFINHAAAGNHKATERVNGVGSTATSSEKERIQIDDAGQRKETEIQNVCICVCGQNGTSMTRTKCGVTMCPKCLETVHTNCRVCPEPEQVPRGIQGKMIRSKLQMSVPGHKKGGTIKITYRIPDGIQGEGHPSPGKPFKGGTFEAYLPDSEMVKKLLPRLEKAFRQGLTFTVTSKDGEAKVSWDCIPHKTSLQGGKSGNGYPDSTYLTRLSEVLTSNGIEDPAAKSQE from the exons ATGGCAGAGGCAGGCAGGACGGTGAGGGTGAGCGGTCTGCCCACGGACATCGAGGATGCGAGGCTGAAAGATAAACTCTTAATCCACTTTCTCAGAGAGAGAAACGGAGGCGGGGAGATCGATGCTGTCGTCATCGTCAAGGCAACGCCGGCCGCTGCCCTCATCACCTTCGAGGATGGAGGAG TGGCACAGAGCGTTATTCAGCACAGCTGGCACATTCTGGAAGTGGACGGGAAGAAATACAAACTCACTGCAACCGAGCATCGAGAAAGCTTGGACCCCGACCAG GTCATCTTAAGTTTATCAGCAACTGTTGACTACAGTAAGCTCCCAGGAGGAATCATGGCACTGACAAGCATCCGTAAGAGCCACCCTGACGTCCAGATAAACTACTCTGCCACTGAGGGCTGCTGTACACTGTGTGGCTCCTACGACAAAGTGCAGGCCGCCTTGGCACAATTGCTGGGAGGCCCAGAGTCAGCAGAAAGCCAAGATCAACCTGCCCTCAGTGGCAATTCTTCTCTTCAGACAGCACAAAAGCCTCAGGAGTCCGAAGATCAGAGCAGGAAACCCAATAAGCAACGAGAAAAACATCCCACTAACAGGCCCTCTGAAGAGTTCAGCTCAGGTTTAAACAGAGATCTCACACCTGGAGGTTACGACTGGGAGGATACCGGGCAGATAGACGGTGCAGCTATGCAGCTTCCTCCCACCTCAGAGGAGGATTTCTCACTTATCCTGGATGCAGACATGTTCCTGTATCTGCGGAAACACTGCCAGAAGGAATACCAGCAGATCCTGAGCCAGTATGGCGTTGAGGTGGTGGATATGACATATCAGGGTTTGTCCACTTTGTTTCTGCAGATCGCAACAGCAGACAGGGAAGGCGGTCGAGAGCAGGAACGCTTGAAGCTGGCGAAAAAGGCAATAAGTCGGCTTTACGAGGAGAACGAGACCAAGATCCGAAGAGCTCAACTCCCAAAGTCCATCCTGTCCCCCAGGGGAGGACTGCAAAGGGCATTGGAGAACTTAAGCATCAGACTTCCCAAGATTCTTCTGAATGAGGACGAACGAAATATTTACATTGTTGGGAGCAGCAGTGACGTGTCCGACGCCAAACACTTTCTTCTCCTGGACCACATTAaagtgagagaaaagaaagaggaggatgTAGGCAGTCTGCTTAGATTTCCTTCGTATGATTCAGGTTCGTCAGCTTATGCAAGTGAGGAAAGAATCCCCTTCACGACTGTAGGATCTTTTGAAGATCCAATGCTGAGgtcagaggaagatgaaaaaAGAGCTGAAGGTGCCAGAAGGTATAAACTAGCAGCACGGTTTAAGGATTCAGGTCTGGCTGCATTAGGCAGTCGACCAACAGACTTCACCTTGCGATCAAACCCATCTTCTATCAGACAAACACGTCCTGGACCGATGCTAGGACACGATGTTCTGTCAGAACCAGCAGAGATTTCTGGTGAAGCAGTCTCCAGAGCCCAAAACACCGGAGAGGACATTTTATTTAAGAGTGCTTTGCCTTCGTCTGCCTCTACACAGAGTAAAACCTCTTTGGATCTAATGGATGTTCGACCAAAAACTTCCCCTTTAAGTCCTTTATCTCCACCGGTTGGATCTGGATCTGGCTTGAAGCGAGCCAGTAGTTTCTCAGGAACGCCTCAGCAGAAAGCCCAACTGACGACTCAAAGGAGTCAAGATGATTCCAGCAAATCCACAGTCCGATCCAGGGGCAGGTCTTCTAGCTTTAGCACCCAAACCGGACGGGAAAAGATGGAAATCTGTAGCGCAGAGCTTACAGTCCCCTTGATAATGTGGCAGCACATAAAAGAAGCCTACAACACCCGGGTGGAGAACCTGacttctgatgtccagatgAAAGAAAGCCGCCCAGATGGAAGCAGGGATTTGACGATTACCTTACGAGGGGCAGATTCATCAATAGTGAAGTTGTGTCAGTTCGGTTTGCAGAAGCTAATTGACTCGGTTGGTTTGGACTTTTCTGTGCAGGAGCTTCGCCTGTCGGAGTTGGGAATCACCGACACAGCAGATGAAACCTTACAGGCTTGTTGCTCCGAAGTACAAAGCCGTTTCAAGAAGGTCACTATTAAGACATTGAAGAAGAGCTTATACCTTCTTGGTCCGAAACAGTTGTGTTCTCAGGTTGGTGCCACACTGAGGGAGGTGTTTTCTGGAGATTTGGCTCAAGCACCTGAACAGCACCACCTCTCCAGCCCATCCAGCTCCTCAAGTTCTTTACAAATGAATGAGGATCAAATCACCGGTCATTCTCAGGTGATGCTGGAGAACCAAACAGCTGAAGGGACTGGTAGTAGTAGGAGTCAGGAATGGAAAACGACTTATAGAAGCGATTTCGGTGAGAAAGAAGTTGTAAATGGATCTGCCAGTCAACCGCCAGTGAGGAAAGACTATGTCATTAAGGAGAAAGTGAAAATTACTGGTACAGTGGAGAATGATGGACAGAAAATGGAGTCATTCATCAATCACGCTGCAGCAGGAAACCATAAAGCTACGGAACGAGTGAATGGTGTCGGGTCGACGGCAACCTCTAGCGAGAAAGAACGAATCCAGATAGACGATGCAGGGCAAAGAAAAGAAACCGAGATCCAGAACGTTTGCATCTGTGTGTGCGGGCAGAATGGCACGTCCATGACGAGGACCAAATGTGGGGTCACCATGTGCCCAAAGTGCCTGGAGACGGTCCACACCAACTGCAGAGTTTGTCCAGAGCCAGAACAGGTACCTCGGGGCATCCAGGGCAAAATGATCAGATCCAAACTACAGATGAGTGTACCGGGTCACAAAAAGGGCGGTACTATCAAGATCACTTACCGCATTCCTGATGGTATCCAAGGG GAGGGTCACCCGTCTCCTGGGAAGCCTTTTAAAGGAGGCACATTTGAGGCCTACCTTCCTGACAGCGAGATGGTGAAGAAGCTGCTGCCCAGGCTGGAGAAAGCCTTCAGGCAGGGACTCACCTTCACCGTGACGAGCAAAGACGGCGAGGCCAAGGTCTCCTGGGACTGCATCCCCCACAAGACCAGCTTGCAGGGAGGCAAATCAGG gAACGGATACCCAGATTCTACTTACCTGACGCGCTTGTCTGAGGTTTTGACGTCAAATGGGATTGAGGATCCAGCAGCCAAGTCTCAAGAATAA